In the genome of Podospora pseudocomata strain CBS 415.72m chromosome 2 map unlocalized CBS415.72m_2.2, whole genome shotgun sequence, one region contains:
- a CDS encoding uncharacterized protein (EggNog:ENOG503PRAU), whose translation MCPVPYSPQSPFLERGRNSAPVNAATYGDDESTVCSDDSSVVSSVYSDRYWISQEHCPLHQVEKNEAGKQVYEAWNITYLPGQREVLGGFKALGVGVHEYQQTEARVSTVAQASEQSVLANMFYDAVKQYQDKHRRGWAGRILRGKQKTYEEHLNTICGSLPNEVQHAITDLLLDRGRATSTSYRTRTWTLVTLRVQSFLRFSGADHADVPQPRRRLWKKKAAIGNQALRISLVIRGGETGVSKTADGLEGCHQDSNPWGRADEAETSEMARERHRQRRLRVEASRPKRTESPPSYRSTSVSPHRERRSFASPPSYTSRPDRSRGRSLSSEQVRHRVQRRDRSEDSMSDSWPSPFGRDPYGAPTPPETYTPPPAISAYSRPSVIPPPLPTQFPLGPPMIPRYLPPPPPPPPMSMLPCKACQTLTPCMHFPNSHRYQCHRQLINTVNNIPTHPPCVFCFGGMSPSFPPPPPPPPMPSYYPGPMPMGPPPPPPPGMWPPPRPIVLPSELGEMCGTSALMATPPPRQRQDLLMRTSEFPRSCCRTEIARDAMSDFDFDSFLKDDFDPPSLPPLPSSSSSSSSLSSRSSSTVRRPYRPARVQDADEVSVTSTEVSDEDARSARDGDDGQVPQLEEGKAVLKPEV comes from the exons ATGTGTCCGGTACCCTACTCTCCTCAATCCCCATTCCTtgagagaggaagaaacTCAGCGCCTGTCAATGCTGCCACAtatggcgatgatgagtCGACAGTATGCAGCGACGACTCTAGTGTCGTCTCCTCCGTATACAGTGACAGATATTGGATAAGCCAGGAACATTGCCCTCTCCA TCAAGTAGAGAAGAACGAGGCGGGCAAGCAGGTATACGAGGCTTGGAACATCACCTATCTTCCCGGCCAACGGGAGGTATTGGGTGGTTTTAAGGCGCTCGGGGTGGGTGTGCATGAATACCAACAAACCGAAGCTAGGGTGTCAACAGTTGCTCAAGCATCCGAACAGTCCGTCCTTGCCAACATGTTCTACGACGCCGTCAAACAGTATCAAGACAAGCATCGCCGTGGATGGGCTGGCCGGATCCTCCGTGGGAAGCAAAAGACATATGAAGAACACCTTAACACGATCTGTGGCAGCCTTCCAAACGAAGTCCAACACGCCATCACAGATTTGCTTCTTGACAGAGGGAGAGCGACATCGACCAGTTACCGCACTCGAACCTGGACGCTTGTAACTCTCCGTGTACAGAGCTTTCTGCGATTCTCCGGCGCGGATCACGCGGACGTCCCacaacctcgtcgtcgattgtggaagaagaaagccGCCATTGGAAACCAGGCCTTGAGGATCTCTCTTGTTATTCGAGGTGGGGAGACTGGGGTCAGCAAGACCGCTGATGGCCTCGAGGGATGCCACCAAGATTCCAACCCCTGGGGGCGTGCTGACGAGGCCGAAACGAGCGAAATGGCCCGTGAGAGACACCGTCAAAGGCGTCTCAGAGTGGAAGCATCGCGGCCCAAACGCACCGAATCGCCACCATCATATCGATCGACTTCGGTATCACCACACAGAGAGCGAAGGAGCTTCGCATCCCCGCCCTCATACACAAGTCGTCCAGATCGATCTCGCGGCCGTAGCCTTTCGTCAGAACAGGTCAGACATCGCGTCCAAAGGCGTGACCGCTCAGAGGACAGCATGTCAGATAGCTGGCCATCGCCGTTCGGCCGCGATCCGTATGGAGCTCCTACACCCCCAGAGACATAtacaccgccgccggcaatCTCAGCATACAGCAGACCATCTGTGatcccccctcctttgccAACACAATTCCCTCTTGGTCCTCCCATGATTCCTCGTTACCTgccacctccgccaccccctccgccaatGTCAATGTTGCCGTGCAAAGCATGCCAAACCCTTACGCCATGCATGCActtccccaactcccaccgATACCAATGCCATCGGCAACTGATCAACACAGTGAACAACATCCCCACCCATCCGCCTTGCGTCTTTTGCTTTGGTGGCATGAGCCcgtcttttccccctcctccgcctccccctcct atGCCATCTTACTACCCCGGCCCAATGCCAATGggcccgcctccccctccacctccgggTATGTGGCCACCACCGAGACCTATCGTACTACCTAGCGAACTTGGCGAGATGTGCGGTACGTCTGCGCTCATggcaaccccaccaccacgtcAAAGACAGGACCTGCTGATGAGGACATCAGAGTTCCCTCGCTCCTGTTGTAGAACAGAAATTGCTCGCGATGCTATGTCCGATTTTGACTTTGACTCGTTCTTGAAGGACGACTTTGATCCCCCTTCGCTACCGCCGCTGccttcgtcttcatcatcctcgtcatcattgTCGTCTAGGTCTTCCTCTACGGTACGTCGGCCATATAGGCCCGCCAGAGTACAGGATGCCGATGAGGTTAGTGTTACTTCGACCGAGGTTTCGGATGAGGATGCACGTTCGGctcgagatggtgatgatggtcagGTTCCACAGCTCGAGGAAGGGAAGGCGGTCTTGAAGCCTGAGGTATAG
- the NOP10 gene encoding snoRNP complex protein (COG:A; EggNog:ENOG503P6R9): MHLMYIPTADGLGRQYTLKKVLDGKVTRSAHPARFSPDDKWSRHRLAMRKRYAALLDAAEKK, translated from the exons ATGCATCTCATGTACATCCCCACCGCCGACGGCCTCGGCCGCCAGTACACTCTCAAAAAGGTCCTCGACGGCAAGGTCACCCGCTCTGCCCACCCGGCGCGCTTCTCCCCCGACGACAAGTGGTCCCGCCACCGGCTCGCGATGCGCAAGAGATATGCTGCCTTGTTGGATGCCGCCGAGAAGA AGTAA